The genomic interval TCAAACGAAACCTGCTGATGCTCCTCCAATGTTGCCATTTTTGTTTATTATAATTGCCTGTGGAGCTATTTCAGGCTTTCATTCATTAGTTTCTTCAGGAACTTCTGCTAAGCAAGTGCGACAAGAGAACGATTCATTATTTGTAGGATACGGCTCTATGCTTCTTGAAGGAGCTTTGGCAACATTAGTTGTAATTGCAGTTGCAGCAGGAATTGGAATGGGTTACAAAAGTACTGACGGGCAAATGCTTGAAGGAGTAGCTGCATGGACAAATCATTATTCTTCATGGGCAGTGGCACAGGGACTTGGTTCAAAAATAGGTGCTTTTGTTGAAGGTGCATCAAACATGATAGGAAGTTTGGGAATTCCTAAAAATATTTCTCTTGTAATAATGGGCGTTTTTGTTGCATCATTTGCAGGAACAACCTTAGATACTGCCACAAGAATTCAGCGTTATGTTGTTACAGAACTTTTTAGCGGATTTAAAAATAAAATTTTTAGTAATAGATATATTGTTACTTTTTTTGTTGTTTTAACTGCGGCTATTCTTGCTTTTGCAACAGGTGCTGATGGTAAAGGTGCATTAAGTTTGTGGCCATTATTCGGAGCTGTAAACCAAACGCTTGCAGCACTTGCTTTAATTATTATTACTCTTTATCTTAAACCGAAAGGAAATAATAAATGGTTGGTAGCAGGAATTCCTGCTTTGTTTATGAGTGTTATTACTTTTTGGGCTACAATTATGAACCAAAATTCTTTTATGTCAAATAATGAAATTTTACTTTCAGTGGTCAATGGAATTATTATGGTAATTGTTTTATGGGTTACAATTGAAGGAATTATTAAATTTTTTCATCTTCATAAAAATACTAAATATGTCAAAAATTCGTGATATTTTAATAAAAACTTATTTTATGCAACTTATTCCTGCATTATTAATTTTAGCTGTAATTGAAATATTGAAACAAAAGTTTTCTCTTCTAATTGACCTTTCTACATCTCAGATTATTAAAATATTAACTTTTGTTTTTGCTACTTCAACTGCAATTGCTTTTCCCATTTGGTACAGGTTATGGTTTGTAAACAAAGTAAAAAATCAAAAGAAAATTTCTGCGAGTGAATTTGTTAATTTTGAAAAAAACATTATTTTTATTGTTCTACTTACACCGTATTTTTTGATAATTGCATCATTGTTTAATTTTGATAGCTTCTTTTATTATGGAACAATATTACTTTCTTTATACGCTTGTTATTATTACTATCCAACTCATAAAAGGATAGAGAATGAGATTAAAATATTTAGAATGAAATAGAACCTCCCTTAAAACAGAACATCCAACTTTGTAGTAAAAAGCTTACTTTTG from Bacteroidota bacterium carries:
- a CDS encoding carbon starvation protein A; its protein translation is MSALLIMLFTFGGYIVMYKIYGKFIGNKIFSINNKNSVPSVEKEDGVDYVPTKKQIIFGHHFASIAGTGPIVGPAIAIIWGWVPAMIWIFVGSVVMGAVHDFGSLIISLRNDGKSISELTAKYINPRTKIFFFIIVFLELWIVISIFGLVIAIIFSIYPTSVIPVWLQLPIAMLLGFVIYKKGGNLTLYTIIAVVLMYLSMVVGNFIPIEMPSLFGLPSTAVWTIILLIYAFIASVLPVTSLLQPRDFINAYQLAIAMTLIILGIIFSAVSDELEIVAPAVQTKPADAPPMLPFLFIIIACGAISGFHSLVSSGTSAKQVRQENDSLFVGYGSMLLEGALATLVVIAVAAGIGMGYKSTDGQMLEGVAAWTNHYSSWAVAQGLGSKIGAFVEGASNMIGSLGIPKNISLVIMGVFVASFAGTTLDTATRIQRYVVTELFSGFKNKIFSNRYIVTFFVVLTAAILAFATGADGKGALSLWPLFGAVNQTLAALALIIITLYLKPKGNNKWLVAGIPALFMSVITFWATIMNQNSFMSNNEILLSVVNGIIMVIVLWVTIEGIIKFFHLHKNTKYVKNS